One genomic window of Streptomonospora nanhaiensis includes the following:
- a CDS encoding amidohydrolase family protein, which produces MPHIDTVIRSRRVVTPEGVAPAAVAVRAGRITTVTAYDRPLPARTQVDLGEVALLPGAIDLDAAVQAPGRTLREGYTETSAAAARAGVTTVVAAAAPASPPVTDVAALTVHLAAAAESAVNVAFLGGITASSTPADLADLRAAGVVAFHCSLSDGAGAGTRPLDDHRLRKAMVELAAMEVPLLVHAEDAAELAPPAGPGNVALLAARPPRAERRGLERVISAARMAGTRAHISPFTAAECAAVLAGARAIGVAVSAQTCPHYLCLPAEQVPDDSASHACHPPLRAGTNREALWRVLLERGDCAITSVGSGHRPGTGVSGISWTLPALWTAARRRGCDLADIARWTATAAADLVGMRHRGRLAPDCDADLVAFDPDARQAVPPDDPGPYAGRTLTGRVERTWVAGRPVYVRAGAAGGRRPAAEDSPVAAP; this is translated from the coding sequence ATGCCCCATATCGACACCGTGATCCGCTCGCGCCGCGTGGTCACGCCCGAAGGGGTGGCTCCTGCGGCGGTCGCCGTGCGCGCGGGCCGCATCACCACCGTCACGGCCTACGACCGCCCCCTGCCGGCCCGCACCCAGGTCGACCTCGGTGAGGTCGCGCTGCTGCCGGGCGCGATCGACCTGGACGCCGCCGTGCAGGCACCCGGCCGCACGCTGCGCGAGGGCTACACCGAGACCTCAGCCGCCGCCGCGCGGGCCGGTGTCACCACTGTCGTCGCCGCCGCCGCCCCCGCGTCCCCCCCGGTCACCGACGTCGCCGCGCTCACCGTCCACCTGGCCGCCGCCGCCGAGTCCGCCGTCAACGTCGCCTTCCTCGGCGGCATCACCGCCTCCAGCACGCCCGCCGACCTCGCCGACCTGCGCGCCGCCGGAGTGGTGGCCTTCCACTGCTCCCTGTCCGACGGCGCCGGAGCCGGCACCCGCCCGCTCGACGACCACCGGCTGCGCAAGGCCATGGTGGAACTGGCCGCCATGGAGGTCCCGCTGCTGGTGCACGCCGAGGACGCCGCCGAACTGGCCCCGCCCGCCGGGCCGGGCAACGTCGCCCTGCTGGCGGCCCGCCCGCCGCGCGCCGAGCGGCGCGGCCTGGAGCGGGTGATCTCCGCGGCCCGCATGGCCGGCACCCGCGCCCACATCTCCCCCTTCACCGCCGCCGAGTGCGCGGCGGTGCTGGCCGGCGCGCGCGCGATCGGGGTCGCGGTCAGCGCCCAGACCTGCCCGCACTACCTGTGCCTGCCCGCCGAGCAGGTGCCCGACGACTCCGCGTCCCACGCCTGCCACCCGCCGCTGCGGGCCGGCACCAACCGCGAGGCCCTGTGGCGGGTGCTGCTGGAGCGCGGCGACTGCGCCATCACCAGCGTGGGCTCGGGCCACCGGCCCGGCACCGGGGTCTCGGGCATCTCCTGGACCCTTCCGGCGCTGTGGACCGCGGCCCGCCGCCGGGGCTGCGACCTCGCCGACATCGCCCGCTGGACCGCCACGGCGGCGGCCGACCTGGTGGGGATGCGGCACCGGGGCCGCCTGGCGCCCGACTGCGACGCCGACCTCGTCGCCTTCGACCCCGACGCCCGGCAGGCGGTGCCGCCGGACGACCCCGGCCCCTACGCGGGCCGCACCCTCACCGGGCGGGTGGAGCGCACCTGGGTCGCCGGGCGCCCGGTGTACGTCCGCGCCGGCGCGGCCGGCGGCCGGCGCCCCGCCGCCGAGGACTCCCCCGTCGCCGCGCCGTGA
- the ald gene encoding alanine dehydrogenase, translating into MRVGVPREVKNHEYRVAITPAGVHEMVTRGHSVAVERGAGLGSSITDEEFAAAGARILDTADDVWAEGDLVLKVKEPVAEEYHRMRRGQTLFTYLHLAASEECTRALLDRGVTGIAYETVQLPDGSLPLLAPMSEVAGRLAPQVGAATLQRPNGGRGVLMGGVPGVSPARVTVIGAGVSGLNATRIAVGMGADVTLLDLNVAKLRHADDLYQGRVRTVVSNALELERAVLDADLVIGAVLVPGAKAPKLVSNELVSRMRPGAVLVDIAIDQGGCFADSRPTTHADPVFSVHDTVFYCVANMPGAVPNTSTRALTKDTLRYVVELAGKGWRRALADDPALALGLNTFDGVLTNEAVAQAHGLKSTALAEVLAG; encoded by the coding sequence GTGCGCGTCGGCGTGCCCCGAGAAGTGAAGAACCACGAATACCGGGTTGCCATCACCCCCGCCGGAGTCCACGAAATGGTCACCCGCGGCCATTCGGTCGCCGTGGAGCGCGGCGCGGGCCTGGGCTCCTCGATCACCGACGAGGAGTTCGCCGCCGCCGGCGCCCGCATCCTCGACACCGCCGACGACGTCTGGGCCGAGGGCGACCTCGTCCTGAAGGTCAAGGAGCCGGTGGCCGAGGAGTACCACCGCATGCGCCGCGGCCAGACGCTGTTCACCTACCTGCACCTGGCCGCCTCCGAGGAGTGCACGCGGGCGCTGCTGGACCGCGGCGTCACCGGGATCGCCTACGAGACCGTGCAGCTGCCCGACGGCTCGCTGCCGCTGCTGGCCCCGATGTCGGAGGTCGCCGGCCGGCTCGCCCCCCAGGTGGGCGCGGCCACCCTCCAGCGGCCCAACGGCGGCCGCGGCGTGCTGATGGGCGGCGTGCCCGGGGTCAGCCCGGCGCGCGTGACCGTGATCGGCGCGGGGGTCTCGGGCCTCAACGCCACCCGGATCGCGGTGGGCATGGGCGCCGACGTCACCCTGCTGGACCTCAACGTCGCCAAGCTGCGCCACGCCGACGACCTCTACCAGGGGCGCGTGCGGACCGTGGTGTCCAACGCGCTGGAGCTGGAGCGCGCCGTCCTGGACGCCGATCTGGTGATCGGCGCGGTGCTGGTGCCCGGCGCCAAGGCGCCCAAGCTGGTGTCCAACGAACTGGTCTCGCGCATGCGGCCGGGCGCGGTGCTGGTGGACATCGCCATCGACCAGGGCGGCTGCTTCGCCGACTCCCGCCCCACCACCCACGCCGACCCCGTGTTCTCGGTGCACGACACCGTCTTTTACTGCGTGGCCAACATGCCGGGCGCCGTGCCCAACACCTCCACCCGCGCCCTCACCAAGGACACCCTGCGCTACGTGGTGGAACTGGCCGGCAAGGGCTGGCGGCGGGCCCTGGCCGACGACCCGGCGCTGGCGCTGGGCCTCAACACCTTCGACGGCGTGCTGACCAACGAGGCCGTCGCCCAGGCGCACGGCCTGAAGTCCACGGCGCTCGCCGAGGTCCTGGCGGGCTGA
- a CDS encoding class I SAM-dependent methyltransferase, translated as MADRELWTGRPPGSNPFALPRGPLGRAAGWVLAFTNRAQNAEVLRACRVAGCRRVLEVGHGPGVLVRMLAEVPGVNVTGVDPSPEMVAMARRRNAAGVRAGRVRLHRGTAADTGEPDAAFDLVLSVNTVAMWPYLDPGMAEFHRVLRPGGRAVVTWHRFPESFRLSAAQFALVEEAMAKRFGAAERRLLPGSVVFEAVKEPEPGGGARAAQGA; from the coding sequence ATGGCGGATCGCGAGTTGTGGACGGGCCGGCCGCCCGGGTCCAACCCCTTCGCCCTGCCCCGGGGGCCGCTGGGCCGTGCCGCGGGCTGGGTGCTGGCCTTCACCAACCGCGCGCAGAACGCCGAGGTGCTGCGCGCCTGCCGCGTGGCCGGGTGCCGGCGGGTCCTGGAGGTCGGCCACGGTCCCGGTGTCCTGGTGCGCATGCTCGCCGAGGTCCCCGGCGTGAACGTGACCGGTGTCGACCCCTCCCCCGAGATGGTCGCCATGGCGCGGCGGCGCAACGCCGCCGGGGTGCGGGCGGGCCGGGTGCGGCTGCACCGGGGCACCGCCGCCGACACCGGCGAGCCCGACGCGGCGTTCGACCTGGTGCTGTCGGTGAACACCGTGGCCATGTGGCCCTACCTCGACCCCGGGATGGCGGAGTTCCACCGGGTCCTGCGCCCCGGCGGCCGGGCGGTGGTCACCTGGCACCGGTTCCCCGAGAGCTTCCGGCTGTCAGCCGCGCAGTTCGCGCTGGTCGAGGAGGCCATGGCCAAGCGGTTCGGAGCGGCCGAGCGGCGGCTGCTGCCGGGGTCGGTGGTCTTCGAGGCGGTCAAGGAGCCGGAGCCGGGCGGCGGCGCGCGGGCGGCTCAGGGGGCGTAG
- a CDS encoding enolase C-terminal domain-like protein — protein sequence MSRTEPAILTRVAGVDATLVRLPLAHRSRGAVQTRQEFSRHALVRVVDERGRTGWGEVPQADPERWRALVEDYAPALLGHSWHRPTETEAAWAGLAWQPAVAAALDTACWDLWSRRRGTPLSHALGGDRTAFTAGTTVRRQPSEESLVREVNRQVGAGFRRVRLEIGPGWDIDVVRTVQESFPFLVLQADAGGRYTEDPAHLRALRALDDYGLAAIEEPFGGGDLAAHARLRRDLRTPVALSTTVDSLETLDRAIAMEAAGALSLRPARLGGLTPARRAHDRAVDAGWAVWCGADAESGLGSAAIAALASLPGVTLPSEMPGAGGRFARDTVRPSVRAHEGITPIPLTRPGLGYEIDWKQLRGLTVESVVLGPAG from the coding sequence GTGTCACGCACCGAACCGGCCATCCTCACCCGCGTCGCGGGAGTCGACGCCACCCTGGTCCGGCTGCCGCTGGCCCACCGCTCGCGCGGCGCGGTCCAGACCCGCCAGGAGTTCTCCCGGCACGCGCTGGTACGCGTCGTCGACGAGCGGGGCCGCACCGGCTGGGGCGAGGTCCCCCAGGCCGACCCCGAGCGGTGGCGGGCCCTGGTCGAGGACTACGCGCCCGCGCTGCTGGGCCACTCCTGGCACCGCCCCACCGAGACCGAGGCCGCCTGGGCCGGGCTGGCCTGGCAGCCGGCGGTGGCCGCCGCGCTCGACACCGCCTGCTGGGACCTGTGGAGCCGGCGGCGCGGCACGCCCCTGTCCCACGCGCTGGGCGGCGACCGCACGGCCTTCACCGCCGGCACGACCGTCCGCCGCCAGCCCTCCGAGGAGTCCCTGGTGCGCGAGGTCAACCGCCAGGTGGGCGCCGGGTTCCGCCGGGTGCGCCTGGAGATCGGCCCCGGCTGGGACATCGACGTGGTGCGCACCGTGCAGGAGAGCTTCCCGTTCCTGGTGCTGCAGGCCGACGCCGGGGGCCGCTACACCGAGGACCCCGCCCACCTGCGGGCGCTGCGGGCGCTGGACGACTACGGGCTGGCCGCCATCGAGGAGCCGTTCGGCGGCGGCGACCTCGCGGCCCACGCGCGGCTGCGCCGCGACCTGCGCACGCCGGTCGCGCTGAGCACGACGGTGGACTCGCTGGAGACCCTGGACCGCGCCATCGCGATGGAGGCGGCCGGCGCGCTGAGCCTGCGCCCGGCGCGCCTGGGCGGCCTCACCCCGGCGCGGCGCGCCCACGACCGCGCCGTCGACGCCGGCTGGGCGGTGTGGTGCGGCGCCGACGCGGAGTCGGGCCTGGGCAGCGCCGCGATCGCGGCGCTGGCGTCGCTGCCGGGGGTGACCCTCCCCAGCGAGATGCCGGGCGCGGGCGGCCGGTTCGCCCGCGACACCGTCCGCCCGTCGGTCCGCGCCCACGAGGGCATCACCCCCATCCCGCTCACCCGCCCCGGGCTGGGCTACGAGATCGACTGGAAGCAGCTGCGCGGCCTGACCGTGGAGTCGGTCGTGCTCGGCCCGGCCGGCTGA
- a CDS encoding isopenicillin N synthase family oxygenase gives MGESTTAVEVPLIDISGWDSGPHAQARIAARVGAAAADPGFMRVVGHGIPGQIHDGVREAIDLFFDRPAAGKLRYAPPEPDSERGYRAPAAPGAAETFRIGTQARDFPDRALPVDIYPANIWPVGLPKFQPQVMAWFDAAQRLARRLTRVFAVALDVPEGFFEPYTGHSIDVLRLEHRPPAPAGTAPAAASGEEAAGYTEPGLLRVVWAEGAPLQFADDLGRWREVAPWPDALVVHVGDLLARWTNDRWLAPPFRAVRPPAPAGRTGQRWRAAALSHGADFDALVTTLPTCVGPDRPDYYEPVTVARHMAVKLGGRWQRLITGARGGRDPREG, from the coding sequence ATGGGCGAGTCGACCACCGCTGTTGAGGTGCCCCTCATCGACATTTCGGGCTGGGACTCCGGGCCGCACGCCCAGGCGCGCATCGCCGCGCGCGTGGGCGCGGCCGCAGCCGACCCCGGGTTCATGCGCGTCGTCGGACATGGGATCCCCGGACAGATCCACGACGGCGTGCGCGAGGCGATCGACCTGTTCTTCGACCGCCCGGCGGCGGGCAAGCTGCGCTACGCGCCGCCCGAGCCCGACTCCGAGCGCGGGTACCGCGCCCCGGCGGCCCCGGGCGCGGCCGAGACCTTCCGCATCGGCACTCAGGCGCGGGACTTCCCCGACCGCGCGCTGCCGGTGGACATCTACCCCGCCAACATCTGGCCCGTGGGCCTGCCGAAGTTCCAGCCGCAGGTGATGGCCTGGTTCGACGCCGCCCAGCGGCTGGCCCGGCGGCTCACCCGCGTCTTCGCCGTGGCGCTGGACGTGCCCGAGGGGTTCTTCGAGCCCTACACCGGCCACTCCATCGACGTGCTCCGCCTGGAGCACCGCCCGCCCGCGCCGGCCGGCACCGCGCCGGCGGCGGCCTCCGGCGAGGAGGCCGCCGGGTACACCGAGCCGGGGCTGCTGCGGGTGGTGTGGGCGGAGGGCGCACCGCTGCAGTTCGCCGACGACCTCGGCCGGTGGCGCGAGGTCGCCCCCTGGCCCGACGCCCTGGTGGTGCACGTGGGCGACCTGCTGGCCCGCTGGACCAACGACCGCTGGCTCGCGCCGCCCTTCCGCGCGGTCCGCCCGCCGGCGCCGGCCGGGCGGACCGGGCAGCGCTGGCGGGCGGCGGCCCTGTCGCACGGCGCCGACTTCGACGCGCTGGTCACCACCCTGCCCACCTGCGTCGGCCCTGACCGGCCCGACTACTACGAGCCGGTCACCGTGGCCCGCCACATGGCGGTCAAGCTCGGCGGCCGGTGGCAGCGGCTGATCACCGGAGCCCGCGGCGGCCGGGACCCGCGCGAGGGCTGA
- a CDS encoding phosphodiester glycosidase family protein, which produces MSRRAAAAALALTVFVLLTGAAPAARAAERAEPVAPGVHLSTASVPAGDGTQYFTTLRVDLTAGAEVDYVDPGSVAARALLREMASGPDAVAAVNGDFFDSGASYAPLGAAVRDGTVLKSPSGDDRAVAVVDSAGRGRVATAAFTGAVGLPGGDLAVDRLNSHEVPADGTGVFTADWGDHPRERAAPSGPVTEVAVAGGRVAGVTSGAGAGAVAPGTRVLLGRGAAADRLASLRRGDPVALDYRLAAGGGRPRLAIGGRHVLLRDGAFTGATDNARHPRTAIGFSADGSRMVVVTADGRVPGATGASLGDMAERMLLAGAHDALELDGGGSATLLTRDPATGELVRHNRTGEDERAIPNGLVVRAASGG; this is translated from the coding sequence GTGTCCCGCCGTGCCGCCGCAGCGGCGCTCGCCCTCACCGTGTTCGTCCTGCTCACCGGCGCCGCCCCGGCCGCCCGCGCGGCCGAGCGGGCCGAGCCCGTCGCCCCCGGGGTGCACCTCTCCACCGCGTCCGTCCCCGCCGGCGACGGCACGCAGTACTTCACCACGCTGCGCGTCGACCTCACCGCGGGCGCCGAGGTGGACTACGTCGACCCCGGCAGCGTCGCCGCCCGGGCGCTCCTGCGCGAGATGGCCTCCGGGCCGGACGCCGTCGCCGCCGTCAACGGCGACTTCTTCGACTCGGGCGCCTCCTACGCGCCGCTGGGCGCGGCGGTGCGCGACGGCACCGTGCTGAAGTCGCCCTCGGGGGACGACCGCGCCGTCGCCGTCGTCGACTCCGCGGGGCGCGGCCGCGTGGCCACCGCCGCCTTCACCGGCGCCGTCGGCCTCCCCGGCGGCGACCTCGCCGTCGACCGCCTCAACAGCCACGAGGTCCCCGCCGACGGCACCGGCGTGTTCACCGCCGACTGGGGCGACCACCCGCGCGAGCGGGCCGCGCCCAGCGGGCCGGTCACCGAGGTCGCGGTGGCCGGGGGGCGCGTGGCCGGCGTCACCTCGGGCGCCGGAGCGGGCGCGGTCGCCCCCGGCACCCGGGTGCTGCTGGGCCGCGGCGCGGCCGCCGACCGCCTCGCCTCGCTGCGGCGCGGCGACCCGGTCGCGCTGGACTACCGGCTCGCCGCCGGCGGCGGCCGGCCCCGCCTGGCGATCGGCGGGCGGCACGTGCTGCTGCGCGACGGCGCCTTCACCGGCGCCACCGACAACGCCCGCCACCCGCGCACCGCCATCGGGTTCTCCGCCGACGGTTCGCGGATGGTCGTCGTGACCGCCGACGGCCGCGTGCCGGGCGCCACCGGCGCCTCACTGGGCGACATGGCCGAGCGGATGCTGCTGGCCGGCGCCCACGACGCGCTGGAGCTGGACGGCGGCGGATCGGCCACCCTGCTCACGCGCGACCCGGCGACCGGCGAGCTGGTGCGGCACAACCGCACCGGCGAAGACGAGCGCGCCATCCCCAACGGCCTGGTGGTGCGCGCCGCGTCCGGCGGCTGA